A genomic region of Rhodococcus pyridinivorans contains the following coding sequences:
- a CDS encoding cob(I)yrinic acid a,c-diamide adenosyltransferase: MAVHLTRIYTRTGDDGTTGLSDFSRVSKNDPRLVAYADCDETNAAIGVALALGALPERLIPVLRQIQNDLFDAGADLSTPVVENPKYPPLRITQQYIDRLEGWCDEFNEELEPLNSFILPGGTPGAALLHTARTVARRAERSAWAAVDAAPDDTNVLPAKYLNRLSDLLFILGRIANPDGDVLWKPGAGA; encoded by the coding sequence ATGGCAGTCCACCTGACACGGATCTATACGCGCACCGGAGACGACGGAACAACGGGGCTCAGCGACTTCTCGCGCGTCTCGAAGAACGATCCTCGTCTGGTCGCCTACGCCGATTGCGACGAGACCAACGCGGCGATCGGTGTGGCCCTCGCACTGGGAGCGCTCCCGGAACGGCTCATCCCGGTACTCCGACAGATTCAGAACGATCTCTTCGATGCCGGCGCGGATCTGTCGACGCCCGTGGTCGAGAACCCGAAGTACCCGCCGCTGCGGATCACCCAGCAGTACATCGACCGGCTCGAGGGCTGGTGCGACGAATTCAACGAGGAGCTGGAACCGCTCAACTCGTTCATTCTTCCGGGCGGCACGCCGGGGGCGGCTCTGTTGCACACCGCCAGGACGGTGGCACGACGTGCGGAACGGTCGGCGTGGGCGGCGGTGGACGCGGCTCCCGACGACACGAACGTCCTGCCCGCGAAGTACCTGAACCGGCTCTCGGATCTGCTGTTCATCCTGGGCCGGATCGCGAACCCGGACGGCGACGTGCTGTGGAAGCCGGGAGCGGGCGCGTGA
- a CDS encoding DUF2550 domain-containing protein, with protein sequence MSPGFLILSILVVLLAVSVAALLYRLFALRGGGTAAILRVMPQNEGSGWRHGIVRYGDETLAFYKLSSLRPGPDVRLTRQGIDVRSRRKPEGSEFDIMTEDIVILDVIDRDDSYEIALDSGALMAFMSWVESRPDGRSQRRRPL encoded by the coding sequence GTGTCACCTGGATTTCTGATTCTCAGTATCCTTGTGGTGCTGCTCGCGGTCTCCGTCGCGGCTTTGTTGTACCGCCTCTTTGCCCTGCGCGGCGGGGGTACCGCCGCCATTCTGCGAGTGATGCCTCAGAACGAGGGTTCCGGCTGGAGGCACGGAATCGTTCGGTACGGCGACGAGACACTCGCGTTCTACAAGCTTTCGAGCCTTCGGCCCGGACCCGACGTACGACTGACCCGTCAGGGCATCGATGTGCGTTCGCGACGGAAGCCGGAAGGCAGTGAATTCGACATCATGACCGAGGACATCGTGATCCTCGATGTGATCGACCGCGACGACTCGTACGAGATCGCGCTCGACAGCGGCGCTTTGATGGCCTTCATGTCCTGGGTCGAATCCAGGCCCGACGGCCGGTCGCAGCGCCGCCGCCCCCTCTAG
- a CDS encoding F0F1 ATP synthase subunit epsilon produces MAEMSVDIVAVEERVWSGSATLVTAQTTEGEIGIMPGHEPVLGQLVEGGVVSVRTADGERIVMAVHGGFLSVTATTVTVLAEAADRVEDIDVEAAKSTLNDADRDESEIAAARGRLRAVERA; encoded by the coding sequence GTGGCTGAGATGAGCGTGGACATCGTTGCCGTCGAGGAGCGTGTGTGGTCCGGATCGGCGACTCTCGTCACCGCCCAGACCACCGAGGGCGAGATCGGCATCATGCCCGGTCACGAGCCCGTGCTCGGCCAGCTCGTCGAGGGTGGCGTCGTGTCCGTCAGGACCGCGGACGGTGAGCGGATCGTCATGGCCGTCCATGGCGGATTCCTCTCGGTGACCGCGACGACGGTGACGGTGCTCGCCGAAGCCGCCGACCGCGTGGAGGACATCGACGTCGAGGCAGCCAAGTCGACTCTGAACGATGCAGATCGTGACGAGTCGGAGATCGCAGCGGCCCGCGGCCGCCTGCGGGCTGTCGAACGAGCCTGA
- the atpD gene encoding F0F1 ATP synthase subunit beta, producing MTAAVTDNNAGAASALAGRVVRVIGAVVDVEFPRGAVPELFNALHAEVTLPSVAKTLTLEVAQHLGDNLVRTISMQPTDGLVRGAPVSDTGKPISVPVGDVVKGHVFNALGDCLDAPGTGRDGEQWGIHRKPPAFDQLEGKTEILETGIKVIDLLTPYVKGGKIGLFGGAGVGKTVLIQEMITRIAREFSGTSVFAGVGERTREGTDLHLEMEEMGVLQDTALVFGQMDEPPGTRMRVALSALTMAEYFRDVQGQDVLLFIDNIFRFTQAGSEVSTLLGRMPSAVGYQPTLADEMGELQERITSTRGRSITSLQAIYVPADDYTDPAPATTFAHLDATTELSRPISQMGIYPAVDPLTSTSRILEPGIVGADHFRVANEVKRILQKYKELQDIIAILGMDELSEEDKVTVARARRLQKFLGQNFIVAEKFTGQPGSVVPLADTIEAFDRVCKGEFDHLPEQAFNSCGGLDDVEAAAKKIAGK from the coding sequence ATGACCGCAGCAGTAACCGACAACAACGCCGGTGCGGCGTCGGCCCTTGCCGGGCGCGTCGTCCGCGTCATCGGCGCCGTCGTCGACGTGGAATTCCCGCGTGGCGCCGTGCCCGAGCTGTTCAACGCCCTGCACGCAGAGGTCACTCTGCCGTCCGTGGCGAAGACCCTGACCCTCGAAGTCGCGCAGCACCTGGGTGACAACCTGGTCCGCACGATCTCGATGCAGCCCACCGACGGCCTGGTGCGTGGCGCCCCCGTCAGCGACACCGGCAAGCCGATCTCGGTTCCCGTCGGCGACGTCGTCAAGGGCCACGTGTTCAACGCGCTGGGCGACTGCCTCGACGCGCCGGGCACCGGACGCGACGGCGAGCAGTGGGGCATCCACCGCAAGCCCCCGGCCTTCGACCAGCTCGAGGGCAAGACCGAGATCCTCGAGACCGGCATCAAGGTCATCGACCTGCTGACCCCGTACGTGAAGGGCGGCAAGATCGGTCTGTTCGGTGGTGCCGGTGTCGGCAAGACCGTTCTGATCCAGGAGATGATCACCCGTATCGCGCGTGAGTTCTCCGGTACGTCGGTGTTCGCCGGCGTCGGTGAGCGCACCCGTGAGGGCACCGACCTCCACCTCGAGATGGAAGAGATGGGCGTCCTCCAGGACACCGCCCTCGTCTTCGGCCAGATGGACGAGCCGCCGGGCACGCGTATGCGCGTCGCCCTGTCGGCCCTGACGATGGCGGAGTACTTCCGCGACGTCCAGGGACAGGACGTGCTCCTGTTCATCGACAACATCTTCCGCTTCACGCAGGCCGGCTCGGAGGTTTCGACCCTCCTCGGCCGTATGCCGTCGGCCGTGGGTTACCAGCCCACGCTCGCGGACGAGATGGGTGAGCTCCAGGAGCGCATCACCTCGACGCGTGGCCGCTCGATCACCTCGCTGCAGGCGATCTACGTGCCCGCCGACGACTACACCGACCCCGCGCCGGCCACGACGTTCGCTCACCTCGATGCGACCACCGAGCTCTCGCGTCCGATCTCGCAGATGGGTATCTACCCCGCTGTGGACCCGCTGACGTCGACCTCGCGAATCCTCGAGCCGGGCATCGTCGGTGCCGACCACTTCCGGGTGGCCAACGAGGTCAAGCGCATCCTGCAGAAGTACAAGGAACTGCAGGACATCATCGCCATCCTCGGTATGGACGAGCTCTCCGAAGAAGACAAGGTCACGGTCGCCCGTGCCCGTCGTCTCCAGAAGTTCCTCGGCCAGAACTTCATCGTCGCCGAGAAGTTCACGGGTCAGCCGGGTTCGGTCGTGCCGCTCGCCGACACCATCGAGGCCTTCGACCGCGTGTGCAAGGGCGAGTTCGACCACCTGCCCGAGCAGGCGTTCAACAGCTGCGGTGGACTCGACGACGTCGAGGCTGCAGCCAAGAAGATCGCCGGAAAGTAG
- a CDS encoding F0F1 ATP synthase subunit gamma: MANLRELRSRIKSVNSTKKITKAQELIATSRITKAQARVAASKPYAEEITKVLSELASASASLDHPLLNERENPKRAAVLVVTSDRGMAGGYNSNVLKEAEELRQLLLSEGKEPVLYVMGGKGLGYYTFREREVAAAWTGFSQDPRYTDAAKASRHLVELFMAGSGTEVPAPNGEGTIEGVDELHIVYTRFVSMLTQTPQVRRMAPLEVSITEDEIDLGEDMLTDGRRATDNEGPQAVYNFEPEAGVLLEALLPKYISTRIYASLLDAAASESAARRTAMKAATDNATELVNTLSRQANQARQAQITQEISEIVGGAGALASSAGSD, from the coding sequence ATGGCGAACTTGCGCGAACTGCGCTCGCGGATCAAGTCGGTCAACTCGACCAAGAAGATCACCAAGGCGCAGGAACTGATCGCGACGTCGCGTATCACGAAGGCCCAGGCCCGAGTGGCAGCGTCCAAGCCGTACGCCGAGGAGATCACCAAGGTGCTCTCCGAGCTGGCGAGTGCGTCGGCCTCGTTGGATCACCCCCTGCTCAACGAGCGCGAGAACCCCAAGCGTGCCGCAGTGCTGGTCGTGACCAGCGACCGCGGTATGGCCGGCGGTTACAACTCCAACGTCCTCAAGGAAGCCGAGGAGCTGCGTCAGCTGCTCCTCAGCGAGGGCAAGGAGCCTGTGCTGTACGTGATGGGCGGTAAGGGCCTCGGCTACTACACGTTCCGTGAGCGTGAAGTGGCCGCTGCCTGGACGGGCTTCTCGCAGGACCCCCGTTACACGGACGCCGCGAAGGCGAGCCGTCACCTGGTCGAGCTGTTCATGGCGGGTTCGGGCACCGAGGTGCCCGCACCGAACGGCGAGGGCACCATCGAGGGCGTCGACGAACTGCACATCGTCTACACCCGCTTCGTGTCGATGCTGACCCAGACCCCCCAGGTTCGCAGAATGGCTCCGCTCGAAGTGAGCATCACCGAGGACGAGATCGACCTCGGCGAGGACATGCTCACCGACGGACGCCGCGCCACGGACAACGAGGGACCGCAGGCCGTGTACAACTTCGAGCCGGAGGCCGGAGTTCTGCTCGAGGCTCTCCTGCCGAAGTACATCAGCACGCGCATCTACGCGTCGCTGCTGGACGCGGCGGCCTCCGAGTCGGCAGCCCGTCGTACCGCCATGAAGGCCGCGACGGACAATGCCACGGAATTGGTGAACACCCTCAGCCGTCAGGCGAACCAGGCCCGGCAGGCCCAGATCACCCAGGAAATCAGCGAGATCGTCGGCGGTGCCGGTGCGCTCGCCTCGAGTGCAGGAAGTGACTGA
- the atpA gene encoding F0F1 ATP synthase subunit alpha gives MAELTISSDEIRSAIDNYTASYSPEASREEVGVVVDTSDGIAHISGLPSAMANELLEFPGGVLGVALNLEATEIGAVILGDFQTIEEGQEVKRTGDVLSVPVSDNFLGRVVNPLGQPIDGLGDIEADETRALELQAATVLERQPVEEPLQTGIKAIDAMTPIGRGQRQLVIGDRKTGKTAVCIDAILNQKANWETGDPKQQVRCIYVAIGQKGSTIAGVKQALEENGAMEYTTIVAAPASDSAGFKWLAPYTGSALGQHWMYQGKHVLIVFDDLTKQAEAYRAISLLLRRPPGREAYPGDVFYLHSRLLERSAKLSDELGGGSLTALPIIETKANDVSAYIPTNVISITDGQVFLESDLFNKGVRPAINVGISVSRVGGAAQTKGMKKVSGSLRLELAQFRELEGFAAFASDLDAASKAQLERGQRLVELLKQDQYAPIAVEDQIVSIYLAGEGVFDSVPVEDVRRFETELLEDLHRNAAGVYEQIAGGKALSDESIEALRAATAKFKEGFIASDGSRVVNEAEAEALGADEIQQEQVSVKRTTVRK, from the coding sequence ATGGCGGAGCTGACGATCTCCTCCGACGAGATCCGTAGCGCGATTGACAATTACACCGCGAGCTACTCCCCGGAGGCCTCCCGCGAGGAGGTCGGCGTGGTCGTCGACACCAGTGACGGCATCGCGCACATCAGCGGTCTGCCGTCGGCGATGGCCAACGAGCTGCTGGAGTTCCCCGGTGGCGTCCTCGGCGTGGCCCTCAACCTCGAGGCCACCGAGATCGGTGCCGTTATCCTGGGCGACTTCCAGACCATCGAGGAAGGCCAGGAAGTCAAGCGGACCGGCGACGTTCTGTCGGTGCCGGTGAGCGACAACTTCCTCGGTCGCGTCGTGAACCCGCTCGGTCAGCCGATCGACGGCCTCGGCGACATCGAAGCCGATGAGACCCGCGCCCTCGAGCTGCAGGCCGCGACCGTGCTGGAGCGCCAGCCGGTCGAGGAGCCGCTGCAGACCGGCATCAAGGCCATCGACGCGATGACCCCGATCGGCCGTGGCCAGCGTCAGCTCGTGATCGGCGACCGCAAGACGGGCAAGACCGCCGTCTGCATCGACGCGATCCTGAATCAGAAGGCGAACTGGGAGACCGGCGACCCGAAACAGCAGGTCCGCTGCATCTACGTCGCGATCGGCCAGAAGGGCTCGACCATCGCGGGTGTCAAGCAGGCACTCGAGGAGAACGGCGCGATGGAGTACACCACCATCGTCGCGGCTCCGGCCTCCGACTCCGCCGGCTTCAAGTGGCTCGCCCCCTACACCGGTTCGGCCCTCGGCCAGCACTGGATGTACCAGGGCAAGCACGTCCTCATCGTGTTCGACGACCTGACCAAGCAGGCCGAGGCCTACCGCGCCATCTCGCTGCTGCTGCGTCGTCCGCCGGGCCGCGAGGCATACCCCGGCGACGTCTTCTACCTGCACTCGCGTCTGCTGGAGCGCTCCGCCAAGCTCTCCGACGAGCTCGGTGGCGGCTCGCTGACGGCCCTGCCGATCATCGAGACCAAGGCGAACGACGTGTCGGCCTACATCCCGACCAACGTCATCTCCATCACCGACGGCCAGGTCTTCCTCGAGTCCGACCTGTTCAACAAGGGTGTCCGCCCCGCCATCAACGTCGGTATCTCGGTTTCCCGAGTCGGTGGCGCCGCCCAGACCAAGGGCATGAAGAAGGTCTCCGGTTCGCTGCGTCTCGAGCTCGCGCAGTTCCGTGAGCTCGAAGGCTTCGCCGCCTTCGCCTCCGACCTCGACGCCGCGTCGAAGGCTCAGCTCGAGCGCGGTCAGCGTCTCGTCGAGCTCCTCAAGCAGGACCAGTACGCGCCCATCGCAGTCGAGGACCAGATCGTGTCGATCTACCTCGCCGGCGAAGGTGTCTTCGACTCGGTTCCGGTCGAGGACGTGCGTCGCTTCGAGACCGAGCTGCTCGAGGATCTGCACCGCAACGCCGCAGGCGTCTACGAGCAGATCGCCGGTGGCAAGGCCCTGTCCGACGAGTCGATCGAGGCCCTCCGCGCCGCGACCGCCAAGTTCAAGGAGGGCTTCATCGCCTCCGACGGCAGCCGTGTCGTGAACGAGGCAGAGGCCGAGGCCCTCGGTGCCGACGAGATCCAGCAGGAGCAGGTCTCCGTCAAGCGCACCACCGTTCGCAAGTGA
- a CDS encoding F0F1 ATP synthase subunit delta: protein MYAASREALAHTRSALQSALGSGAATAAAAQAGSELFSVVEALDSQRALRTALADASAPAAVRERLAEQVFGGKVSAQTLATVKAAAGQDWSAQSDLTDSLVQLGREALLKAAADQDQLDTVEDELFRLGRIVAGDPELEQTLSDRSTPASAKRDLLTRLLYGKVTAVTEALAVHAVGRLSKSPAETFDELSALAAAQRDRAVAHVRSAAPLDAKQEERLTATLTRIYGKPVTVHVEVDPELLSGLVVRVGDEVIDGSAAGRLAAVRKSLT from the coding sequence ATGTACGCAGCAAGCCGTGAGGCACTCGCTCATACGCGTTCCGCGTTGCAGTCCGCCCTGGGCTCGGGTGCCGCGACTGCCGCTGCGGCTCAGGCCGGTTCCGAACTCTTCTCGGTGGTCGAGGCGCTCGACAGCCAGCGCGCCCTCCGGACCGCGCTGGCCGACGCCTCGGCCCCGGCTGCCGTTCGCGAGCGGCTGGCCGAGCAGGTCTTCGGCGGCAAGGTTTCGGCCCAGACCCTCGCGACCGTCAAGGCCGCAGCGGGGCAGGACTGGTCGGCACAGTCCGACCTGACCGACTCGCTCGTCCAGCTCGGCCGTGAGGCACTGCTGAAGGCCGCAGCGGACCAGGACCAGCTCGACACCGTCGAGGACGAACTGTTCCGCCTCGGTCGCATCGTGGCAGGCGACCCGGAGCTCGAGCAGACGCTCTCGGATCGCAGCACCCCGGCTTCGGCCAAGCGTGATCTGCTGACGCGCCTGCTGTACGGCAAGGTCACCGCAGTCACCGAGGCGCTGGCGGTCCACGCGGTCGGTCGGCTGAGCAAGTCGCCGGCCGAGACGTTCGACGAGTTGTCGGCGCTCGCCGCGGCCCAGCGGGACCGTGCCGTCGCGCACGTCCGCAGCGCGGCACCGCTCGATGCGAAGCAGGAGGAGCGGCTCACCGCGACCCTGACCCGCATCTACGGGAAGCCTGTGACGGTTCACGTCGAGGTCGATCCCGAGCTTCTCAGTGGATTGGTCGTCCGGGTGGGCGACGAGGTCATCGACGGTAGTGCCGCGGGTCGACTCGCTGCAGTGCGCAAGAGCCTCACGTAG
- a CDS encoding F0F1 ATP synthase subunit B, with product MADSILILAAEEGETPNPLLPATYDIVWSLVALILVGFVFWKFVLPMFQKVLDERSELIEGGIKKAEEAQAEAAAALEQYRSQLAEARTEAAQIREEARAQGQQIIADMKAQAQEESDRIVAAGHNQLQAQRQQIVAELRSDLGRSSVDLAEKILGEALADDVKRAGSIDRFLDELDSLSADSASGK from the coding sequence ATGGCTGACAGCATCCTGATCCTCGCGGCAGAGGAAGGGGAGACTCCCAATCCCCTTCTCCCCGCGACATACGACATCGTCTGGTCGCTGGTCGCCCTGATCCTCGTCGGATTCGTCTTCTGGAAGTTCGTGCTTCCGATGTTCCAGAAGGTGCTCGACGAGCGTTCGGAGCTGATCGAAGGCGGCATCAAGAAGGCAGAGGAAGCTCAGGCGGAGGCTGCGGCCGCGCTCGAGCAGTACCGTAGCCAGCTCGCCGAGGCTCGCACCGAGGCGGCGCAGATCCGTGAAGAGGCCCGTGCACAGGGCCAGCAGATCATCGCCGACATGAAGGCGCAGGCCCAAGAGGAGAGCGACCGTATCGTCGCCGCCGGTCACAACCAGCTGCAGGCCCAGCGCCAGCAGATCGTGGCCGAGCTGCGTAGCGATCTCGGACGCAGCTCCGTGGATCTCGCCGAGAAGATCCTCGGCGAAGCGCTCGCGGACGACGTGAAGCGTGCCGGCTCGATCGATCGGTTCCTCGACGAACTCGACTCCCTCAGCGCTGACTCTGCATCCGGAAAGTGA
- a CDS encoding ATP synthase F0 subunit C has translation MSVALQAADVLAQETTISGAGAIGYGLAAIGPGIGIGIVVGKAIEGMARQPEMAGQLRTTMFLGIAFTEALALIGIVAGFIF, from the coding sequence ATGAGCGTTGCGCTTCAGGCAGCAGACGTCCTCGCCCAGGAGACCACGATCTCGGGTGCAGGCGCCATCGGCTACGGCCTCGCCGCCATCGGCCCCGGCATCGGCATCGGCATCGTCGTCGGCAAGGCGATCGAGGGCATGGCTCGTCAGCCCGAGATGGCCGGCCAGCTGCGCACCACGATGTTCCTCGGTATCGCCTTCACCGAGGCCCTCGCGCTGATCGGCATCGTCGCCGGCTTCATCTTCTGA
- the atpB gene encoding F0F1 ATP synthase subunit A, with the protein MDRLMLIRVAVALIVALFFFFALRSPKIVPRGVQNVAEIMLDFVRIHIAEDILGKEQGRRFLPVIVTIFFLVVGLNLTSVIPFLNISSNARIGMPIVLAALAYIVFNYVGIKKYGFFRYVKSSIVIPNLPPALHVLVIPIEFVSTFILRPFTLTIRLMANMLAGHIMLVLFFSATQFFFFDSDGFMKVFGIGSLIGGIAFTFFELLVIVLQAYIFALLTAVYIDLALHAEEH; encoded by the coding sequence ATGGACCGGTTGATGCTCATCCGCGTCGCCGTCGCCCTGATCGTCGCGCTGTTCTTCTTCTTCGCGTTGCGGAGTCCGAAGATCGTGCCGCGGGGCGTGCAGAACGTCGCCGAGATCATGCTCGACTTCGTCCGGATCCACATCGCCGAGGACATCCTCGGTAAGGAACAGGGACGCCGGTTCCTCCCGGTGATCGTCACCATCTTCTTCCTGGTGGTCGGTCTGAACCTGACATCGGTCATCCCGTTCCTCAACATCTCGTCCAACGCACGAATCGGTATGCCGATCGTGCTCGCGGCACTCGCCTACATCGTCTTCAACTATGTGGGCATCAAGAAGTACGGATTCTTCCGCTACGTCAAGAGCAGCATCGTCATCCCGAACCTGCCGCCCGCTCTCCACGTGCTGGTGATCCCGATCGAGTTCGTCTCGACGTTCATTCTGCGGCCGTTCACGCTGACCATTCGTCTCATGGCCAACATGCTGGCCGGTCACATCATGCTCGTGCTGTTCTTCAGTGCCACGCAGTTCTTCTTCTTCGATTCCGACGGCTTCATGAAGGTGTTCGGCATCGGTTCTCTCATCGGCGGAATCGCGTTCACCTTCTTCGAGCTCCTGGTGATCGTCCTGCAGGCCTACATCTTCGCGCTGCTCACCGCGGTGTACATCGACCTGGCCCTGCACGCCGAAGAGCACTAG
- a CDS encoding MraY family glycosyltransferase: MTAADTTAVLLAQAGRGAGVPIRELLLVLLTAAVVTFLATGVVRILALKFGAVAVPRDRDVHVTPTPRMGGVGMYIGLVAGIVFAQQLPALTRGFEFTPDMGAALAAASIIVVVGIVDDRWGLDALTKFVGQVTAAGVLVIMGVSWIVIYDPFSASTLVLDQLQGGLITVAVAAVTINAMNFVDGLDGLAAGLGLIAALAICAFSVGLLLDQGGDVSAYPPALMAAALAGACLGFLPHNFQPAKIFMGDSGSMLIGLMLAAISTSASGLIPLSAYGSRDLLGLLSPLILVGAVMFIPILDLLLAIVRRTRAGVSPFSPDKMHLHHRLLQIGHSHRRVVLLLYLWVGILAFGAVGSSLLDRRAVVLILAGGLVFALVVTAVPSLRRHDESGETPPEHSREVG; the protein is encoded by the coding sequence GTGACTGCAGCCGACACCACCGCCGTACTGCTCGCCCAGGCCGGGCGCGGCGCCGGCGTTCCCATCCGGGAGCTTCTCCTCGTCCTGCTCACCGCCGCGGTGGTGACCTTCCTCGCGACCGGTGTGGTGCGGATCCTCGCGCTGAAGTTCGGAGCGGTCGCCGTTCCCCGCGACCGCGACGTGCACGTGACCCCGACCCCGCGGATGGGTGGGGTCGGCATGTACATCGGCCTCGTCGCGGGAATCGTCTTCGCTCAGCAATTACCTGCTCTGACAAGGGGTTTCGAATTCACCCCGGATATGGGGGCGGCGCTCGCTGCGGCCTCGATCATCGTCGTCGTCGGCATCGTCGACGACCGGTGGGGACTCGACGCGCTCACCAAGTTCGTCGGCCAGGTCACCGCGGCCGGCGTGCTCGTGATCATGGGCGTGAGCTGGATCGTCATCTACGACCCGTTCAGTGCCTCGACACTCGTACTCGACCAGCTCCAGGGCGGTCTCATCACCGTCGCCGTCGCCGCGGTGACGATCAACGCGATGAACTTCGTCGACGGGCTCGACGGACTCGCGGCCGGACTGGGTCTCATCGCCGCACTCGCGATCTGCGCGTTCTCCGTGGGTCTGCTGCTCGATCAGGGCGGCGACGTCTCCGCCTACCCGCCGGCTCTCATGGCCGCGGCCCTCGCCGGCGCTTGCCTCGGCTTCCTGCCGCACAACTTCCAGCCCGCCAAGATCTTCATGGGCGACTCCGGGTCCATGCTCATCGGTCTCATGCTCGCCGCAATCTCCACAAGCGCCTCGGGCCTCATCCCGCTCAGCGCCTACGGTTCGCGCGACCTGCTCGGTCTGCTCTCGCCGCTGATCCTGGTCGGTGCCGTGATGTTCATCCCGATCCTCGACCTGCTCCTCGCGATCGTGCGGCGCACCCGGGCCGGCGTCAGCCCCTTCAGCCCCGACAAGATGCACCTCCACCACCGCCTGCTGCAGATCGGGCACTCGCACCGTCGCGTGGTGCTGCTGCTCTACCTGTGGGTCGGAATCCTGGCCTTCGGGGCTGTCGGTTCCTCGCTGCTCGACCGGCGGGCCGTGGTGTTGATCCTCGCGGGCGGTCTCGTGTTCGCCCTCGTCGTGACCGCTGTGCCGTCGCTGCGGCGGCACGACGAGTCGGGGGAGACGCCGCCGGAGCACTCCCGAGAGGTCGGTTAG
- a CDS encoding L-threonylcarbamoyladenylate synthase: MSTVYDCNNEASRAAGLNAARGALKAGRLVVVPTDTVYGIAADAFDSDAVTALLRAKGRGRDMPVPVLVGSWTTIDGLVASVRPEARELIRAFWPGGLSLVVHQAPSLAWDLGDTRGTVMLRMPLHPVILELLREVGPLAVSSANVSGRPPATNVTEAREQLGASASVYLDGGPAEHGVASTIVDLTGDRPRILREGAVTAEALAEVLGDDPERLRSGGE; encoded by the coding sequence GTGAGCACCGTGTACGACTGCAACAACGAAGCTTCGCGCGCCGCCGGACTCAACGCGGCGCGCGGCGCACTCAAGGCCGGACGACTCGTCGTCGTACCCACCGACACGGTGTACGGCATCGCTGCCGACGCCTTCGACTCCGACGCCGTAACGGCGCTCCTGCGCGCGAAGGGGCGCGGCCGCGACATGCCGGTGCCGGTCCTCGTCGGCTCCTGGACGACCATCGACGGTCTCGTCGCCTCGGTGCGTCCCGAGGCGCGGGAGTTGATCCGCGCGTTCTGGCCGGGCGGACTCAGCCTCGTGGTGCACCAGGCACCATCCCTGGCCTGGGATCTCGGCGACACCCGCGGCACCGTCATGCTCCGCATGCCGCTGCACCCCGTCATCCTGGAACTGCTGCGCGAGGTCGGTCCGCTCGCGGTCTCCAGCGCCAACGTCTCCGGTCGGCCCCCCGCCACGAACGTCACCGAGGCGCGCGAGCAACTCGGAGCATCGGCGAGTGTCTATCTCGACGGTGGCCCGGCAGAGCACGGGGTCGCATCGACGATCGTCGACCTCACGGGCGACCGCCCACGCATCCTGCGCGAAGGCGCGGTGACGGCCGAAGCACTCGCGGAGGTGCTCGGCGACGATCCCGAGCGCCTTCGGTCCGGCGGGGAGTAG